Proteins encoded in a region of the Pseudothermotoga elfii DSM 9442 = NBRC 107921 genome:
- a CDS encoding metal-dependent transcriptional regulator: protein MARGRKKILTPALEDYLTVIYEIQQKQPAARISTVARKVGVSLPSVTNAMRRLADLGYVEYEKYGLIILTNKGKRKAQTMRTLQQRICNFFYYVLGIPIEVSEKLSKHLSHYLTARTRDRIKDFYKIIIDFDETKAKDLRNFIEESRQLINVTHLPAEVLEDIKAVETEEDEEEGE, encoded by the coding sequence ATGGCAAGGGGAAGAAAGAAAATTTTAACACCGGCTCTTGAAGATTATCTTACAGTAATTTATGAAATCCAGCAAAAACAGCCCGCTGCGAGAATAAGTACAGTTGCCCGCAAAGTTGGTGTCAGCCTTCCGAGTGTTACAAATGCAATGAGGCGCCTTGCTGACCTTGGATATGTGGAATATGAAAAATATGGCCTCATAATTCTAACGAATAAAGGAAAAAGAAAAGCTCAAACTATGAGAACTCTTCAGCAAAGAATATGCAACTTCTTCTACTACGTTTTGGGTATACCAATAGAGGTGTCCGAGAAACTTTCAAAACATTTGTCACATTATTTGACGGCCCGGACAAGAGACAGAATCAAAGATTTTTATAAGATTATAATTGATTTCGACGAAACCAAGGCAAAAGATCTCAGAAATTTCATTGAAGAAAGCAGGCAATTGATCAATGTCACGCATTTGCCAGCAGAGGTTCTTGAAGACATTAAAGCTGTTGAAACAGAAGAAGACGAAGAAGAAGGTGAATGA